TCGGAGTTTCTAGGTACCGACGATTCCATCCTCTACGCTGCGGCCTTCGACGCCAACGGCGGCCTCTTCGAGCCCCTCCTGGGCCCCGAGGACGCCATCCTCACCGACGCCCTCAACCACGCCTCCATCATCGACGGCATTCGTCTGTGCAAGGCCAAGCGCTACATCTACAAGACCAACGACATGGCGGATCTGGAAGCCAAGCTGCAGGAGGCCTCCGACGCCCGCTTCCGCATGATCGCCACCGACGGCGTGTTCTCCATGGACGGCACCATCGCCCAGGTGGACCGCATCTGCGATCTGGCGGAGAAATACGACGCGCTGGTGATGGTGGACGATTGCCACGCCACCGGCTTCCTGGGCAAGACCGGTCGCGGCAGCCACGAGTACCGCGACGCCATGGGGCGGGTGGACGTCATCACCACCACCTTCGGCAAGGCCCTGGGCGGCGCCTCCGGCGGCTGCACCTCCGGACGCCAGGAGATCATCGACCTGCTGCGCCAGCGCTCCCGCCCCTACCTCTTCTCCAACACCGTGCCGCCGGTGGTGGTGTCGGCGACCTTGAAGGGATTGGAGCTCCTCTCCGCCTCCACCGAGCTGCGGGACAAGCTGGAGGACAACACCCGCCGCTTCCGCAGCGAGATGACCTCCGCTGGCTTCACCATCCCCGACGGCGATCACCCCATCGTGCCCATCATGCTGTTCAACGCCAAGCTGGCTCAGGACTTCGCCCGGGACCTCTACTTCGAGGGCATCTACGTCATCGGTTTCTTCTATCCGGTGGTGCCCAAGGGCCAAGCGCGGATCCGCGTCCAGCTCTCCGCCGGCCACGAGCCGGAGCACCTGGATCGAGCCCTGGAGGCCTTCCGCAAGATCGGCGCAAAATACGGCATCCTGGGCAAGAGCCGCGAGGAGATCATCGCGCAGTACGGGGAGTAGGCTCAGCTCGCCTCTCGGGCACTCCGAGCCAACGCCTTGCGCTGGGTGACGATCCACGCCGCCACCAGCAGGTCGAAGCTCAGGCAGGCGAGCACGTACCAGGTCGGCGTGTAGACGGCGCCGGCGCCGTGGAGGTGGAGCAGGCCGTCCCACAGGCTGTGGAGTCCCCACCCGAAGGCCAGCCAGAGCACCGAATGCCTCCAGCCGAGCCAGGCCAACAGGCCGAAGAGGGCGACTCCTGAGAGTTCCAGGAGCAGCCATGGCCCGCCCGGTCCCAGCGCTCCGAAGCCGCCGTAGATCAGCGCTGCCACCAGCAGTCCCACCGCCAGCACCCGTCGCTGGCCGGTGGGGTCGCTGCTCCGCGCCCAGGTGAGAAAGACCAGGCCTCCGAACAGGCCGAGAAAGAGCCAGAGGATGGGGTGCTGGGTCATGCCCGGGGAGCCGAGAGGCTGGTCGAAGAAGGCTGTTTGGCGACTCCCGGCCGCGGGAAGCTTGCCGCAAGGCACATGCTAAAGTTCTCCATTATTCATTGCGCTTCGAAGGATTCCGCGATGAGCCGCGGATTCGTCTGAAGCCTATCCGATGAGGGCCTCGCCTTCAGCAGGCCCGAGTATGAGGAGACTCACCATGAGATTGTCGATCTACCTTCTGTCCGCCACCGTCGCTTTCTTCTGCTTGGCGGGAATCGCCCAAGCCGAGGAGCCTGCGGTTGCCACTCCTGCAGTGGACGCTGGGCTTTCGGGGGCTGTAGATTTTCTGCCCGCTCCGGAGTTTCTGAACGCTCCCAGCGATTCGGCGAAGAATCCCGGCACTGAGAGCGCTTGCTCCGCCAGCACCACCTGCCCCGGCTCCGTACGGTTGGGCATCGCCCCATACCAGCTGAGCTGCGAGGGCGACTATGAGTGCTACTCCGTTCCGGGGGAGTATGTCTACTGCGACGGCTTCGGGACCTTGTGCTTCCCCTGACCTGAACCCCGCTCAGCGACTGCAGCAGCAAGCCCCGGCGGCCTCGGCTCGTCGGGGCTTCTTCATGCGAGCGGTTTCTGTTTTTTCATCCTCCGCGGGAGGCAAGCCCAGCCTCCCCGAGGACGCCCTTGGCTGGCGGTGCCTCGACGATCGGCTGTAGGTCTCGGAATTGACGCCTTCCGGAGGGGGCGATTATGATCTGGTCATAGAATCAGTTGCGTAGATTCCGAAAACCGAGACGGGCGGTTCGCAGGAGGCTTGGAGGCGTCCTATTGGGGGCTCTATTGAGGGGCCCTTGCTGGCCAGCGTGTCTCGCCGTGGTGGATCGGGCTCTGGTACCGCGTTCTCGTCAACCGGTAGTGGCCTCTTCAGGCGGCAGCTGGGGGCGTTGGGGGGTTCCAAGGACCTGAACCGGAGGAGGAAGAGATGGCCCAACGAATGTGTCTGGTCGTGCTGGCTTGTCTGGCGGTTGTGGGATTGTGGACCTTCACCGTGCCCATGTTCGCTGGCGAGGGCCATGGAGGGGAGCGGGCCGGGGTCGTCGTCGGGGTGCCGGCGCAGCCGGGGCCGGTGGATGGGACGGACCAAGATTCCGACGAGTTCATCTGGCGCCTGTTCACTCAGTTCACGGCACCGGCCATCGAATCGAAGGCCTCGCCGGTGATCTTCGAGACCTGGGCTTCCGATGCGGATACCTTCTCCGTCAATCCGAAATGGCCGGAGCCCGACGCTCCGAAGAAATTTCAGGTCAGCGTGCTGGCGGCTCAAACGAACCCCGGTCACGGTTGGATCGACGTCCCCTGCAACCCGCCACCGGGAGCCGCGGTGGGAGGGTTCCCGACCAGCGGGGATCCCAAGGTCCAGTGCATCGCCGAAGAGACCAAGCGCAACCGGCCTCAATTCGACTACATCGTCGCCAACCATCTCAACACTCAAGCGGGCCTGAAGAAGGCCTACGCGAAGTCCTTCAACGTCGCCATGCCCACCACGGCCACCTCGGTCAAGGGCGATTGGGTGCCGGTGAAAGGTCTAATGGAATGGATCCCGTCGCTGGGAAGTGTCGAGAACGTCCGCAAGCTCTACTACACCAACACCTCGGAAGGGGTGGAGTACGCGCTGGTGTCTCTGCACGTCAGCAGCCGCCAGAATCCGAAGTGGGTCTGGGGAAGCTTCGAGCACCAGATGAATCCCGGCCGCTGCGACTACATCGGCTGTTTTGACAGCTTCGGGGCCGCCATCCCCGCAGTTCCGCCCAATCTCAGCGATTACAACTCCCAATACGGCCCCTGCTCGAAGACGGAGAAGCTGAGGGCGCT
This Acidobacteriota bacterium DNA region includes the following protein-coding sequences:
- the kbl gene encoding glycine C-acetyltransferase yields the protein MYGSFKDHLRRELDDIREAGLFKEERIIVSPQSADIDVVYPEGKPPQEVLNFCANNYLGLSSHPELLEAAHEGLRRRGYGLSSVRFICGTQDLHKELEAKVSEFLGTDDSILYAAAFDANGGLFEPLLGPEDAILTDALNHASIIDGIRLCKAKRYIYKTNDMADLEAKLQEASDARFRMIATDGVFSMDGTIAQVDRICDLAEKYDALVMVDDCHATGFLGKTGRGSHEYRDAMGRVDVITTTFGKALGGASGGCTSGRQEIIDLLRQRSRPYLFSNTVPPVVVSATLKGLELLSASTELRDKLEDNTRRFRSEMTSAGFTIPDGDHPIVPIMLFNAKLAQDFARDLYFEGIYVIGFFYPVVPKGQARIRVQLSAGHEPEHLDRALEAFRKIGAKYGILGKSREEIIAQYGE
- a CDS encoding DUF6010 family protein, with translation MTQHPILWLFLGLFGGLVFLTWARSSDPTGQRRVLAVGLLVAALIYGGFGALGPGGPWLLLELSGVALFGLLAWLGWRHSVLWLAFGWGLHSLWDGLLHLHGAGAVYTPTWYVLACLSFDLLVAAWIVTQRKALARSAREAS